A region from the Streptomyces tsukubensis genome encodes:
- the nuoL gene encoding NADH-quinone oxidoreductase subunit L has product MENLIALLIAAPLFGAAVLLCGGRRLDRVGHWIGTVLSAASFGVGAVLFAEMLGRPTDDRLLHQKLFSWIPVEGFQADIAFQLDQLSMTFVLLITGVGTLIHIYSIGYMEHDERRRRFFGYLNLFLAAMLLLVLADNYLLLYFGWEGVGLASYLLIGFWQHKPSAATAAKKAFLVNRVGDIGLSIAIMLMFTTFGTFAFTPVLASADEASSATLTGIGLMLLLAACGKSAQVPLQSWLGDAMEGPTPVSALIHAATMVTAGVYLIVRSGTIFNASPDAQLVVVIVGAVTLLFGAIVGCAKDDIKKALAGSTMSQIGYMILAAGLGPIGYVFAIMHLVTHGFFKAGLFLGAGSVMHGMNDEVDMRKYGGLRKYMPVTFVTFGLGYLAIIGFPGLSGFFSKDMIIEAAFAKGGTEGWILGGVTLLGAAITAFYMTRVMLLTFFGEKRWQPDAKGELPHPHESPKSMTIPMIVLAFGSVFAGGFFSIGDRFVHWLAPVTGESHGNPPVSALTVTISTVVVMVVGVGIAWGMYGRRPVPVTAPRGSLLTRAARRDLLQDDFNHVVLVRGGEHLTRSLVYVDHTLVDGVVNGTAASVGGLSGRLRKLQNGYVRSYAVSMFGGTAVLIAATLLMRAV; this is encoded by the coding sequence GTGGAGAACCTGATTGCGCTGCTCATCGCGGCGCCCCTGTTCGGAGCGGCGGTGCTGCTCTGCGGCGGCCGCCGGCTCGACCGGGTCGGCCACTGGATCGGTACGGTGCTGTCGGCCGCGTCCTTCGGGGTCGGCGCGGTGCTCTTCGCCGAGATGCTCGGCCGCCCCACGGACGACCGGCTGCTGCACCAGAAGCTGTTCAGCTGGATCCCGGTCGAGGGTTTCCAGGCGGACATCGCCTTCCAGCTCGACCAGCTGTCGATGACCTTCGTGCTGCTGATCACCGGTGTGGGCACGCTGATCCACATCTACTCCATCGGCTATATGGAGCACGACGAGCGCCGGCGCCGCTTCTTCGGCTATCTGAACCTCTTCCTGGCGGCGATGCTGCTGCTGGTGCTCGCCGACAACTACCTGCTGCTGTACTTCGGCTGGGAGGGCGTCGGCCTCGCCTCGTACCTCCTGATCGGCTTCTGGCAGCACAAGCCCAGCGCGGCGACCGCGGCGAAGAAGGCCTTCCTGGTCAACCGGGTCGGTGACATCGGCCTCTCCATCGCCATCATGCTGATGTTCACCACCTTCGGCACCTTCGCCTTCACCCCGGTGCTGGCCTCGGCCGACGAGGCGAGCTCCGCGACCCTGACCGGCATCGGGCTGATGCTGCTGCTCGCCGCCTGCGGCAAGTCGGCGCAGGTGCCGCTGCAGTCGTGGCTCGGGGACGCGATGGAGGGCCCGACCCCGGTCTCGGCCCTGATCCACGCGGCGACCATGGTGACCGCGGGCGTCTATCTGATCGTCCGCTCCGGCACGATCTTCAACGCCTCGCCGGACGCCCAGCTCGTCGTGGTCATCGTCGGTGCCGTCACCCTGCTCTTCGGTGCGATCGTCGGTTGCGCCAAGGACGACATCAAGAAGGCCCTCGCCGGATCGACGATGTCGCAGATCGGCTACATGATCCTGGCCGCCGGACTGGGCCCGATCGGCTATGTCTTCGCCATCATGCACCTGGTCACCCACGGCTTCTTCAAGGCCGGGCTCTTCCTCGGCGCGGGCTCCGTGATGCACGGCATGAACGACGAAGTCGACATGCGGAAGTACGGCGGCCTGCGGAAGTACATGCCGGTCACCTTCGTCACCTTCGGCCTCGGCTATCTCGCCATCATCGGCTTCCCCGGTCTGTCCGGCTTCTTCTCCAAGGACATGATCATCGAAGCGGCGTTCGCCAAGGGCGGCACCGAGGGCTGGATCCTCGGTGGCGTCACCCTGCTCGGCGCGGCCATCACCGCCTTCTACATGACCCGGGTGATGCTGCTGACCTTCTTCGGCGAGAAGCGCTGGCAGCCCGACGCCAAGGGCGAACTGCCCCATCCGCACGAGTCCCCGAAGAGCATGACGATCCCCATGATCGTGCTGGCCTTCGGCTCGGTGTTCGCCGGCGGCTTCTTCAGCATCGGTGACCGCTTCGTGCACTGGCTGGCCCCGGTCACCGGCGAAAGCCACGGCAATCCGCCGGTCAGCGCCCTCACCGTCACCATCTCCACGGTCGTGGTGATGGTCGTCGGCGTCGGCATCGCCTGGGGGATGTACGGACGGCGGCCGGTGCCGGTCACCGCTCCCCGCGGCTCGCTGCTCACCCGGGCCGCCCGCCGCGATCTCCTCCAGGACGACTTCAACCACGTGGTCCTGGTCCGCGGCGGCGAGCACCTCACCCGTTCCCTGGTCTATGTCGACCACACCCTGGTGGACGGCGTCGTCAACGGCACGGCGGCGTCCGTCGGCGGACTCTCCGGCCGGCTGCGCAAGCTCCAGAACGGCTACGTCCGCTCGTACGCCGTCTCGATGTTCGGAGGTACGGCGGTGCTGATCGCCGCGACCCTGCTGATGAGGGCGGTGTAA
- the nuoF gene encoding NADH-quinone oxidoreductase subunit NuoF, which produces MTLSTEYGDRDQAGAGTGGESSPEKLLAPVLSAFWDDARSWTLDTYRRHEGYEGLRKALAMTPDEVIAYVKDSGLRGRGGAGFPTGMKWQFIPQGDGKPHYLVVNADESEPGTCKDIPLLFANPHSLIEGMIIACYAIRSNHAFIYLRGEVVPVLRRLHEAVREAYEAGYLGRNVLGSGLDLDITVHAGAGAYICGEETALLDSLEGRRGQPRLRPPFPAVAGLYACPTVVNNVESIASVPAILNRGKDWFRSMGSEKSAGFTLYSLSGHVANPGQYEAPLGITLRQLLDMSGGMRPGHRLKFWTPGGSSTPLLTEAHLDVPLDYEGVGAAGSMLGTKALQCFDETTCVVRAVTRWTEFYAHESCGKCTPCREGTYWLVQLMRDIEAGQGVAADLDKLNDIADNINGKSFCALGDGAASPIFSSLQYFREEYERHLDGRGCPFDPRKSTVWADRNPTTTEVNA; this is translated from the coding sequence ATGACCTTGTCCACCGAATACGGAGACCGAGACCAGGCCGGAGCCGGAACCGGCGGCGAGAGCAGCCCGGAGAAGCTCCTCGCCCCCGTCCTCTCCGCCTTCTGGGACGACGCCCGCTCCTGGACGCTGGACACCTACCGGCGGCACGAGGGCTACGAGGGACTGCGCAAGGCCCTCGCGATGACACCCGACGAAGTCATCGCCTACGTCAAGGACTCGGGCCTCCGCGGCCGCGGCGGCGCCGGCTTCCCCACCGGAATGAAGTGGCAGTTCATTCCGCAGGGCGACGGCAAGCCCCACTATCTTGTTGTCAACGCCGACGAATCGGAGCCCGGGACCTGCAAGGACATCCCGCTCCTCTTCGCGAACCCGCATTCCCTCATCGAGGGGATGATCATCGCCTGCTACGCGATCCGCTCGAACCACGCCTTCATCTATCTCCGCGGCGAGGTCGTGCCCGTACTCCGCCGGCTCCACGAAGCGGTACGGGAGGCGTACGAAGCGGGCTACCTCGGCAGGAACGTCCTCGGCAGCGGACTCGACCTCGACATCACGGTGCACGCGGGTGCGGGCGCGTACATCTGCGGTGAGGAGACCGCACTGCTGGACTCCCTGGAGGGACGGCGCGGCCAGCCCCGGCTGCGGCCCCCCTTCCCCGCGGTCGCCGGACTGTACGCATGCCCCACTGTCGTCAACAACGTCGAGTCCATCGCATCGGTTCCCGCGATCCTCAACCGGGGCAAGGACTGGTTCCGTTCGATGGGCAGCGAGAAGTCCGCGGGCTTCACGCTCTACTCCCTCAGCGGCCATGTCGCCAACCCCGGCCAGTACGAGGCCCCCCTCGGGATCACCCTGCGCCAGCTCCTCGACATGAGCGGCGGGATGCGCCCCGGCCACCGGCTGAAGTTCTGGACCCCCGGCGGCTCCTCCACCCCCCTGCTGACCGAGGCCCATCTCGACGTACCCCTCGACTACGAGGGCGTCGGCGCCGCCGGGTCCATGCTCGGCACCAAGGCCCTCCAGTGCTTCGACGAGACCACCTGCGTCGTCCGCGCCGTCACCCGCTGGACCGAGTTCTACGCCCACGAGTCCTGCGGCAAGTGCACCCCCTGCCGCGAAGGCACCTACTGGCTGGTCCAGCTGATGCGCGATATCGAGGCGGGCCAGGGCGTCGCCGCCGACCTCGACAAGCTCAACGACATCGCCGACAACATCAACGGCAAGTCGTTCTGCGCCCTCGGCGACGGCGCCGCGTCCCCGATCTTCTCGTCGCTCCAGTACTTCCGCGAGGAGTACGAGCGGCACCTCGACGGCCGCGGCTGCCCGTTCGACCCCCGCAAGTCGACCGTCTGGGCCGACCGGAACCCCACCACCACGGAGGTGAACGCATGA
- the nuoH gene encoding NADH-quinone oxidoreductase subunit NuoH — protein sequence MTGPTLNVIAAEDLSMFGRDPWWLIVIKAVFCFAFLMLTVLFSIVWERKVVAWMQLRIGPNRHGPWGMLQSLADGIKLMLKEDVIVKRADKVVYVLAPIIAAIPAFMAIAVIPFGPSGNEVSIFGQRTTMQLTDLPIAMLYVLAIASVGIYGIVLAGWSSGSTYPLLGGLRSCAQMISYEIAMGAAFASVFLYSGSMSTSAIVEAQADRWFIVLLPVSFIIYVVTMVGETNRAPFDMPESEGDLVGGFNTEYSSIKFAMFMLAEYVNMVTVSAVSVTLFLGGWRAPYPISTFWEGANHGWWPLLWFVIKVQLLLFFFIWLRGTLPRVRYDQLMKLGWKVLIPVSVVWLMLVATVRALRNEDYDFQQILLYVGGAIIAVLLLSFLADMFRGGKERQAEAAAAKEPPVPFDPMAGGYPVPPLPGQSLPPVPRRRPRRERELIVSGGVNTVSDGPDGGQAHDGKEADGV from the coding sequence ATGACCGGCCCGACGCTGAACGTCATCGCGGCCGAGGACCTGTCGATGTTCGGGCGCGACCCCTGGTGGCTGATCGTCATCAAGGCCGTGTTCTGCTTCGCGTTCCTGATGCTGACCGTGCTGTTCTCCATCGTCTGGGAACGCAAGGTCGTCGCCTGGATGCAGCTCCGCATCGGCCCCAACCGGCACGGCCCCTGGGGCATGCTCCAGTCCCTCGCCGACGGCATCAAGCTGATGCTGAAGGAAGACGTCATCGTCAAGCGCGCGGACAAGGTCGTCTACGTCCTCGCGCCGATCATCGCCGCCATCCCGGCGTTCATGGCGATCGCCGTCATCCCCTTCGGACCCTCGGGCAACGAGGTCTCCATCTTCGGGCAGCGCACCACGATGCAGCTGACCGACCTGCCGATCGCGATGCTGTACGTCCTCGCCATCGCCTCGGTCGGGATCTACGGCATCGTCCTCGCGGGCTGGTCCTCCGGCTCCACCTATCCGCTGCTCGGCGGGCTCCGCTCCTGCGCGCAGATGATCTCGTACGAGATCGCGATGGGCGCCGCCTTCGCCTCCGTGTTCCTCTACTCCGGGTCGATGTCGACATCGGCGATCGTCGAGGCACAGGCGGACCGCTGGTTCATCGTCCTGCTGCCCGTCTCGTTCATCATCTACGTCGTCACCATGGTCGGAGAGACCAACCGGGCGCCGTTCGACATGCCGGAGTCCGAGGGCGACCTGGTCGGCGGCTTCAACACCGAGTACAGCTCCATCAAGTTCGCGATGTTCATGCTGGCGGAGTACGTCAACATGGTCACCGTCTCCGCCGTGTCCGTCACCCTCTTCCTCGGCGGCTGGCGCGCCCCCTACCCGATCTCCACCTTCTGGGAGGGCGCGAACCACGGCTGGTGGCCGCTGCTCTGGTTCGTCATCAAGGTGCAGCTGCTGCTCTTCTTCTTCATCTGGCTGCGCGGCACGCTGCCACGGGTCCGCTACGACCAGCTGATGAAGCTGGGCTGGAAGGTCCTCATCCCGGTCTCGGTGGTCTGGCTGATGCTGGTCGCCACCGTGCGCGCACTGCGGAACGAGGACTACGACTTCCAGCAGATCCTGCTCTACGTGGGCGGCGCGATCATCGCCGTACTGCTGCTCTCTTTCCTCGCGGACATGTTCCGCGGCGGGAAGGAACGGCAGGCCGAGGCCGCGGCGGCGAAGGAGCCGCCGGTGCCCTTCGACCCGATGGCGGGCGGCTATCCCGTACCGCCGCTGCCCGGACAGAGCCTGCCGCCGGTGCCGCGAAGGCGGCCGAGGCGGGAGCGCGAACTCATTGTCAGTGGCGGGGTCAATACTGTGAGTGACGGTCCGGACGGCGGACAGGCGCATGACGGAAAGGAGGCCGACGGTGTCTGA
- a CDS encoding NADH-quinone oxidoreductase subunit G yields the protein MTVTTSAPSGGDQVPVPPEDLVTLSIDGTEISVPKGTLVIRAAELLGIEIPRFCDHPLLDPAGACRQCIVEVEGQRKPMASCTITCTDGMVVRSQLTSPVAEKAQKGVMELLLINHPLDCPVCDKGGECPLQNQAMSHGDTDSRFDGKKRTYEKPVAISTQVLLDRERCVLCARCTRFSNQIAGDPMIELIERGALQQVGTGEGDPFESYFSGNTIQICPVGALTSAAYRFRSRPFDLVSSPSVCEHCAGGCATRTDHRRGKVMRRLAADDPEVNEEWICDKGRFGFRYAQRPDRLTTPLVRGDDGELAPASWPEALAAAAAGLAAARGRAGVLTGGRLTVEDSYAYAKFARVALDTNDIDFRARVHSSEEADFLAARVAGRGRDLDGSGVTYSVLEQAPAVLLVGFESEEEAPGVFLRLRKAHRTRGQRTYALATHATRGLTKAGGTLLSAAPGTETEWLDALSGSVGLEGDGERAAADLRRDGAVIVVGERLAGVPGGLTAAVRTATATGARLVWIPRRAGERGAVEAGAIPSLLPGGRPATDPRAREETAEAWRVRELPHGYGRDTGQIIEAAATGEIAALVVAGVEAADLPDPARARTALDAVGFLVSLEQRPTEITRRADVVLPIAAVAEKAGTFLNWEGRARLFEAALKPEQMTRSLAPGDARVLHMLADAMDIHFALPDLKAVRNEMDRLGAWTGPRAGEPMEASQPVPRAGEGEAVLAGHRLLLDQGLLQQGDEALAGTRHAAVARLSAATAAETGVKDGDELTVTGPAGSVTLPLEVTEMPDRVVWLPLNSTGGGVASDTGVLPGRLVRIGPAAAAATDAPEVRS from the coding sequence ATGACGGTGACCACCAGCGCTCCCTCCGGGGGCGACCAGGTCCCGGTGCCGCCCGAGGACCTCGTGACGCTGAGCATCGACGGCACCGAGATCAGCGTCCCCAAGGGGACCCTGGTCATCCGCGCCGCCGAACTCCTCGGCATCGAGATCCCCCGCTTCTGCGACCACCCCCTCCTCGACCCGGCCGGCGCCTGCCGCCAGTGCATCGTCGAGGTCGAGGGCCAGCGCAAGCCGATGGCGTCCTGCACCATCACCTGTACCGACGGCATGGTCGTCCGCTCGCAGCTCACCTCGCCCGTCGCCGAGAAGGCGCAGAAGGGCGTGATGGAGCTGCTGCTGATCAACCATCCGCTGGACTGCCCGGTCTGCGACAAGGGTGGCGAGTGCCCGCTCCAGAACCAGGCCATGTCCCACGGCGACACCGACTCCCGCTTCGACGGAAAGAAGCGGACGTACGAGAAGCCGGTCGCGATCTCCACCCAGGTGCTGCTGGACCGGGAGCGGTGCGTGCTCTGCGCCCGCTGCACCCGCTTCTCCAACCAGATCGCCGGCGACCCGATGATCGAACTCATCGAGCGCGGCGCGCTCCAGCAGGTCGGCACCGGCGAGGGCGACCCCTTCGAGTCGTACTTCTCCGGAAACACCATCCAGATCTGCCCGGTCGGCGCGCTCACCTCCGCCGCGTACCGCTTCCGCTCCCGCCCCTTCGACCTGGTCTCCTCGCCGAGCGTCTGCGAGCACTGCGCCGGCGGCTGCGCCACCCGCACCGACCACCGGCGCGGCAAGGTGATGCGCAGGCTGGCCGCCGACGACCCCGAGGTCAACGAGGAGTGGATCTGCGACAAGGGGAGGTTCGGCTTCCGGTACGCCCAGCGGCCGGACCGGCTCACCACCCCGCTGGTCCGCGGCGACGACGGCGAACTCGCGCCCGCGAGCTGGCCGGAGGCGCTGGCCGCGGCCGCCGCGGGACTGGCCGCCGCCCGCGGCCGGGCCGGAGTCCTCACCGGCGGCCGGCTGACCGTCGAGGACTCCTACGCGTACGCCAAGTTCGCCCGGGTCGCCCTCGACACCAACGACATCGACTTCCGGGCCCGCGTCCACTCCTCCGAGGAGGCCGACTTCCTGGCCGCCCGGGTCGCCGGTCGCGGCCGTGACCTCGACGGCAGCGGAGTCACCTACTCCGTACTGGAGCAGGCACCCGCCGTCCTCCTCGTCGGCTTCGAGTCCGAGGAGGAGGCCCCCGGCGTCTTCCTCAGGCTCCGCAAGGCCCACCGCACCCGCGGACAGCGGACCTATGCGCTGGCCACCCACGCCACCCGCGGGCTGACGAAGGCGGGCGGCACCCTGCTGTCCGCCGCGCCCGGCACCGAGACCGAATGGCTGGACGCGCTCAGCGGCAGCGTCGGACTCGAAGGCGACGGCGAACGGGCCGCCGCCGACCTCCGCCGCGACGGCGCCGTGATCGTCGTCGGTGAACGGCTCGCGGGCGTCCCCGGCGGGCTGACCGCCGCGGTCCGCACCGCCACCGCCACCGGCGCCCGGCTGGTGTGGATCCCGCGCCGGGCCGGGGAGCGCGGCGCGGTGGAGGCGGGCGCGATCCCGTCCCTGCTGCCCGGCGGCCGCCCGGCCACCGATCCGCGGGCCCGCGAGGAGACCGCCGAGGCCTGGCGGGTACGGGAACTCCCGCACGGCTACGGCCGCGACACCGGCCAGATCATCGAGGCCGCGGCCACCGGTGAAATCGCCGCACTCGTCGTCGCCGGAGTCGAGGCCGCCGATCTGCCCGACCCGGCCCGCGCCCGCACGGCCCTGGACGCCGTCGGCTTCCTGGTCTCCCTGGAGCAGCGGCCCACCGAGATCACCCGGCGGGCGGACGTCGTCCTCCCCATTGCCGCGGTCGCCGAGAAGGCGGGCACCTTCCTCAACTGGGAGGGCCGGGCCCGGCTCTTCGAGGCGGCCCTCAAGCCCGAGCAGATGACCCGCAGCCTCGCGCCCGGCGACGCCCGGGTGCTGCACATGCTCGCCGACGCCATGGACATCCACTTCGCCCTGCCCGATCTGAAGGCAGTACGGAACGAGATGGACCGGCTCGGCGCCTGGACCGGCCCCCGGGCCGGCGAGCCCATGGAGGCCTCCCAGCCCGTACCGCGTGCCGGCGAGGGCGAAGCGGTACTCGCCGGGCACCGGCTCCTGCTCGACCAGGGCCTGCTCCAGCAGGGCGACGAGGCGCTCGCGGGCACCCGGCACGCCGCCGTCGCCCGGCTCTCGGCCGCCACCGCCGCCGAGACCGGGGTCAAGGACGGCGACGAGCTGACCGTCACCGGACCCGCCGGTTCCGTCACCCTGCCCCTCGAAGTGACCGAGATGCCCGACCGGGTGGTGTGGCTGCCGCTGAACTCCACCGGCGGCGGCGTCGCCTCCGACACCGGGGTGCTGCCGGGCCGCCTGGTCAGGATCGGCCCCGCCGCCGCGGCGGCGACGGATGCGCCGGAGGTGCGCTCATGA
- the nuoI gene encoding NADH-quinone oxidoreductase subunit NuoI has product MTERRPTVSERAENSPGSELPELPEGTTGAPGPSDPGQETGEKFLNPVAGFGVTFKAMFKKRLTEQYPEQQKVTAPRFHGRHQLNRHPDGLEKCIGCELCAWACPADAIYVEGADNTDEERYSPGERYGRVYQINYARCILCGLCIEACPTRALTMTNDFELADSSRENLIYTKEQLLAGLDDRMVDTPHAIYPGMDEQDYYRGLVTEAAPGTVPQVAVSKGEKGEEVDA; this is encoded by the coding sequence ATGACGGAAAGGAGGCCGACGGTGTCTGAACGAGCGGAGAACTCCCCGGGTTCGGAGCTGCCGGAACTGCCGGAAGGGACAACGGGCGCTCCGGGACCCTCGGACCCCGGCCAGGAAACGGGCGAGAAGTTCCTGAATCCGGTCGCCGGCTTCGGCGTGACCTTCAAGGCCATGTTCAAGAAGCGGCTGACCGAGCAGTATCCGGAGCAGCAGAAGGTCACCGCGCCGCGCTTCCACGGCCGGCACCAGCTGAACCGCCATCCGGACGGCCTGGAGAAGTGCATCGGCTGCGAGCTGTGCGCGTGGGCCTGTCCCGCCGACGCCATCTACGTCGAGGGCGCGGACAACACGGACGAGGAGCGTTACTCCCCGGGCGAGCGCTACGGCCGCGTCTACCAGATCAACTACGCCCGCTGCATCCTCTGCGGGCTCTGCATCGAGGCCTGCCCGACCCGGGCGCTGACGATGACGAACGACTTCGAACTGGCCGACAGCTCCCGCGAGAACCTCATCTACACCAAGGAGCAGCTGCTCGCCGGTCTGGACGACCGCATGGTCGACACCCCCCACGCCATCTACCCCGGTATGGACGAGCAGGACTACTACCGGGGGCTGGTCACCGAGGCCGCCCCCGGGACGGTCCCCCAGGTCGCCGTCTCCAAGGGGGAGAAGGGCGAGGAGGTGGACGCATGA
- a CDS encoding NADH-quinone oxidoreductase subunit M, with protein MSFPLLTATAVVPAVGAIVTAAVPAARKEAAKYLALLFSLATLALAAIVLVRFEPGGARYQLTESHSWIADFGVRYELGVDGIGVVLIALTALLIPFIIVAGWNDADPVETGNSRWRPTQGFFALILMVEAMVILSFEATDVFLFYILFEAMLIPMYFLIGGFGDRAHQGTDENAAAQRSYAAVKFLLYNLVGGLIMLAAVIGLYVVAGSFSLSEIAEARASGQLDMATNTERLLFLGFFFAFAIKAPLWPLHTWLPNAMGESTAPVAVLITAVVDKVGTFAMLRFCLQLFPEASKWATPVIVVLALISIVYGALLAVGQRDIKRLVAYASISHFGFIVLGIFAMTSQGQSGATLYMVNHGISTAALMLVAGFLISRRGSRLIADYGGVQKVAPVLAGTFLIGGLATLSLPGLAPFVSEFLVLVGTFSRYPVAGIVATSGIVLAALYVLVLYQRTMTGPVKEEVRNMPDLRPRELAVITPLIVLLLILGVYPKPLTEIVDPAVEHTLSDVQQKDPRPEVEAK; from the coding sequence ATGTCCTTCCCGCTCCTTACGGCGACGGCGGTGGTCCCGGCAGTCGGGGCGATCGTCACCGCCGCGGTGCCCGCGGCGCGCAAGGAGGCAGCCAAGTATCTGGCGCTGCTGTTCTCCCTAGCGACGCTGGCGCTGGCGGCGATCGTCCTGGTCCGGTTCGAACCGGGCGGGGCGCGCTATCAGCTGACCGAGTCCCACAGCTGGATCGCCGACTTCGGCGTCCGCTACGAACTGGGTGTCGACGGCATCGGGGTCGTGCTGATCGCGCTGACCGCGCTGCTGATCCCCTTCATCATCGTGGCCGGCTGGAACGACGCCGACCCGGTGGAGACCGGCAACTCCCGCTGGCGGCCGACGCAGGGCTTCTTCGCCCTGATTCTGATGGTCGAGGCGATGGTGATCCTCTCCTTCGAGGCCACCGACGTCTTCCTCTTCTACATCCTCTTCGAGGCCATGCTCATCCCGATGTACTTCCTCATCGGAGGCTTCGGGGACCGGGCGCACCAGGGCACCGACGAGAACGCGGCCGCCCAGCGGTCGTACGCGGCGGTCAAGTTCCTGCTGTACAACCTGGTCGGCGGGCTGATCATGCTGGCCGCGGTGATCGGGCTCTACGTGGTCGCCGGGAGCTTCTCGCTCTCGGAGATCGCCGAGGCCCGGGCCAGTGGCCAGCTCGATATGGCCACCAACACCGAGCGGCTGCTGTTCCTCGGCTTCTTCTTCGCCTTCGCCATCAAGGCGCCGCTCTGGCCGCTGCACACCTGGCTGCCCAATGCGATGGGCGAGTCCACCGCACCCGTCGCCGTACTGATCACCGCGGTCGTCGACAAGGTCGGCACCTTCGCGATGCTCCGCTTCTGTCTCCAGCTCTTCCCGGAGGCCTCGAAGTGGGCCACCCCGGTGATCGTGGTGCTGGCGCTGATCAGCATCGTGTACGGGGCGCTGCTCGCGGTCGGCCAGCGCGATATCAAGCGGCTGGTGGCCTATGCCTCCATCTCGCACTTCGGCTTCATCGTCCTGGGCATCTTCGCGATGACCTCCCAGGGCCAGTCCGGAGCCACGCTCTACATGGTCAACCACGGCATCTCGACGGCCGCCCTGATGCTGGTCGCCGGATTCCTGATCTCCCGGCGGGGTTCGCGGCTCATCGCGGACTACGGCGGAGTGCAGAAGGTGGCGCCCGTACTCGCGGGCACCTTCCTGATCGGCGGGCTCGCGACCCTGTCCCTGCCGGGACTCGCGCCGTTCGTCTCCGAGTTCCTGGTGCTCGTCGGAACGTTCTCGCGCTATCCGGTCGCGGGGATCGTCGCCACCTCCGGCATCGTGCTGGCCGCGCTCTACGTCCTCGTCCTCTACCAGCGGACGATGACCGGCCCGGTCAAGGAGGAAGTCAGGAACATGCCCGATCTGCGGCCGCGTGAACTGGCGGTCATCACCCCGCTGATCGTGCTGCTGCTCATCCTCGGTGTCTACCCGAAGCCGTTGACGGAGATCGTCGACCCGGCGGTGGAGCACACCCTGTCCGACGTACAGCAGAAGGACCCCCGGCCGGAGGTGGAGGCCAAGTGA
- the nuoK gene encoding NADH-quinone oxidoreductase subunit NuoK — MNPVNYLYLAALLFTIGAAGVLIRRNAIVVFMCIELMLNACNLSLVAFSRMHGNLDGQIIAFFTMVVAAAEVVVGLAIIVSLFRSRHSASVDDASLMKL, encoded by the coding sequence GTGAATCCGGTCAACTACCTCTACCTCGCCGCCCTGCTGTTCACCATCGGCGCGGCCGGGGTCCTGATCAGGCGGAACGCCATCGTGGTGTTCATGTGCATCGAGCTGATGCTCAACGCCTGCAATCTCTCGCTGGTCGCGTTCTCCCGGATGCACGGCAATCTCGACGGCCAGATCATCGCCTTCTTCACGATGGTCGTCGCCGCCGCGGAAGTCGTGGTGGGGCTCGCGATCATCGTGTCGCTGTTCCGTTCCCGCCACTCGGCCTCGGTCGACGACGCCAGCCTGATGAAGCTGTGA
- a CDS encoding NADH-quinone oxidoreductase subunit J has translation MTSLAAASTTSTGEAVQFWILGTVAVIGALCTILMRRAVHSALCLAATMIILAVFYLANGAYFLGVVQIVVYTGAIMMLFLFVVMLVGVTAADSLKETLKGQRWLAALCGLGFGVLLIAGIGNASLQTFNGLGAANAAHGGNVEGLAALLFTKYVFAFEITGALLITAAVGAMVLTHRERTERALTQRELAEQRVREGKHLPPLPAPGVYARHNAVDIAALLPDGTPSELSVSRTLRERGQIRDVSAEAMADLKALEQRSEERLGREPGNVAVAGRESAAGQGAARDSDTDTDGRDRDEEEASR, from the coding sequence CTGACCTCCCTGGCCGCGGCGTCGACCACCTCGACCGGCGAAGCCGTCCAGTTCTGGATCCTCGGCACGGTCGCCGTCATCGGCGCCCTCTGCACGATCCTGATGCGGCGGGCCGTGCACAGCGCGCTCTGCCTCGCGGCGACCATGATCATCCTCGCGGTGTTCTACCTCGCCAACGGCGCCTACTTCCTGGGCGTCGTCCAGATCGTGGTCTACACGGGCGCGATCATGATGCTGTTCCTCTTCGTCGTGATGCTCGTCGGCGTCACCGCCGCGGACTCCCTGAAGGAGACCCTGAAGGGGCAGCGCTGGCTGGCCGCGCTCTGCGGACTCGGCTTCGGCGTTCTGCTGATCGCCGGTATCGGCAACGCCTCGCTGCAGACCTTCAACGGCCTGGGCGCGGCGAACGCCGCCCACGGCGGCAATGTCGAGGGCCTGGCCGCCCTGCTGTTCACCAAGTACGTCTTCGCGTTCGAGATCACCGGTGCCCTGCTGATCACGGCCGCCGTCGGTGCCATGGTGCTCACGCACCGGGAGCGCACCGAGCGCGCCCTGACCCAGCGGGAGCTGGCCGAGCAGCGGGTCCGCGAGGGCAAGCACCTGCCGCCGCTGCCCGCCCCCGGTGTCTACGCCCGGCACAACGCCGTGGACATCGCCGCCCTGCTGCCCGACGGCACCCCGTCCGAGCTCTCCGTCAGCCGCACCCTGCGCGAGCGCGGCCAGATCCGCGATGTGTCCGCCGAGGCGATGGCCGATCTGAAGGCGCTGGAGCAGCGTTCGGAGGAGCGGCTCGGCCGGGAGCCCGGCAATGTCGCCGTCGCCGGCCGCGAGTCCGCGGCCGGGCAGGGCGCCGCCCGGGACTCCGACACCGACACCGACGGACGCGACCGGGACGAAGAGGAGGCCAGTCGGTGA